A region of Canis lupus familiaris isolate Mischka breed German Shepherd chromosome 38, alternate assembly UU_Cfam_GSD_1.0, whole genome shotgun sequence DNA encodes the following proteins:
- the AVPR1B gene encoding vasopressin V1b receptor, translating into MTSGPTWAASSTPGGAFSAPNATTPWLGRDEELAKVEIGVLATVLVLATGGNLTVLLTLGQPSRKRSRVHLFVLHLALTDLGVALFQVLPQLLWDVTYRFQGPDLLCRAVKYLQVLSMFASTYMLLAMTLDRYLAVCHPLRSLQQPSQSTYPFIAAPWLLAAVLSLPQVFIFSLREVIEGTGVLDCWADFRFPWGPRVYITWTTLAIFILPVAMLTACYSLIYHEICKNLKVKTQARKVEGRGWRAWDRTLPSGPAAATRGLPCRVSSISTISRAKIQTVKMTFVIVLAYIACWAPFFSVQMWSVWDKNAPDEDSTNVAFTISMLLGNLSSCCNPWIYMGFNSHLRPRPLRRLPCCWGPQARPQLSSHSPSSRRTTLLTRSSGQPPLTLSPSLSGGPGPEGSPKDSAQVDAEASTETVAF; encoded by the exons ATGACTTCTGGGCCTACCTGGGCTGCCAGCTCCACTCCCGGGGGCGCCTTCTCTGCCCCCAATGCCACCACACCCTGGCTGGGCCGGGATGAGGAGCTGGCCAAGGTGGAGATCGGAGTCCTGGCCACCGTCCTGGTGCTGGCGACAGGGGGCAATCTGACTGTGCTGCTGACCCTGGGACAGCCAAGCCGCAAGCGCTCCCGCGTGCACCTGTTTGTTCTGCACCTAGCCCTCACTGACCTGGGCGTGGCACTATTCCAGGTGCTGCCCCAGCTGCTGTGGGACGTCACCTACCGCTTCCAGGGCCCTGACCTCCTCTGCCGGGCTGTCAAGTATCTCCAGGTGCTCAGCATGTTTGCCTCCACCTACATGCTGCTGGCCATGACGCTGGACCGCTACCTGGCTGTTTGTCACCCTCTGCGCAGCCTCCAGCAACCCAGTCAGTCCACCTACCCGTTCATCGCCGCTCCCTGGTTGCTGGCTGCCGTCCTCAGCCTGCCTCAAGTCTTCATCTTTTCTTTGCGGGAAGTGATCGAGGGCACCGGGGTGCTGGACTGCTGGGCAGACTTCCGCTTCCCTTGGGGGCCTCGGGTCTACATCACCTGGACCACCCTGGCCATCTTTATCCTGCCCGTGGCCATGCTCACAGCCTGCTACAGCCTCATCTACCATGAGATCTGTAAGAACCTAAAAGTCAAGACGCAGGCTCGGAAGGTggaaggaagaggctggaggGCCTGGGACAGGACCTTGCCTTCTGGCCCAGCCGCAGCCACTCGGGGGCTGCCGTGCCGAGTCAGCAGCATCAGCACCATCTCCAGGGCCAAGATCCAAACTGTGAAAATGACTTTTGTCATTGTGTTGGCCTACATCGCCTGCTGGGCACCCTTCTTCAGCGTCCAGATGTGGTCCGTGTGGGACAAGAACGCTCCTGATGAAG ATTCAACCAATGTGGCTTTCACCATCTCCATGCTCTTGGGCAACCTCAGCAGCTGTTGCAACCCTTGGATCTATATGGGCTTCAACAGCCACCTGCGCCCGCGCCCGCTGCGCCGCCTGCCCTGCTGCTGGGGGCCCCAGGCGCGCCCCCAGCTCTCCAGCCACAGCCCCTCGAGCCGCCGCACCACGCTGCTGACCCGCTCTAGCGGCCAGCCCCCCCTCACCCTCAGCCCCAGCCTCAGTGGGGGCCCCGGGCCTGAAGGCTCACCCAAAGACTCAGCGCAGGTGGACGCAGAGGCCTCCACAGAGACCGTCGCCTTTTAG
- the RHEX gene encoding regulator of hemoglobinization and erythroid cell expansion protein produces MLTEDMKVWHGLVIAVVSFILQACLFTAINYLLCRNMAKKSERILKGARLQAPGPGPAHRQPLAAQEKETRSTPVSEPHYRHGSDTSSDSSNSSDNSDSSPQNCQATKDVNYTQVVFSTPGGLKNESALDYENLKETTDYVNVYPKSHKPNFWTFANPADSEPVEYTQVAM; encoded by the exons ATGCTGACAGA AGACATGAAGGTCTGGCATGGTTTAGTGATTGCAGTGGTGTCCTTCATCCTACAGGCCTGCCTCTTCACTGCCATCAACTATCTGCTCTGCAGGAACATGG CCAAGAAGAGTGAGCGGATACTGAAAGGGGCCAGGCTCCAGGCCCCCGGGCCCGGCCCTGCCCACCGTCAGCCACTCGCTGCCCAGGAGAAGGAGACTCGGAGCACCCCTGTGTCTGAGCCCCATTATAGAC ATGGCAGCGACACATCCTCAGATAGCTCCAACAGCTCCGACAACTCCGACAGCTCGCCTCAAAACTGCCAG GCCACCAAGGATGTGAATTACACACAAGTGGTCTTTTCAACCCCTGGAGGACTAAAAAATGAATCTGCTCTGGACTATGAGAACCTAAAGGAAACCACAGATTATGTCAATGTCTATCCGAAAAGCCACAAGCCCAATTTCTGGACTTTTGCGAACCCTGCTGACTCTGAGCCAGTGGAATACACTCAAGTGGCCATGTGA